From a single Arachis hypogaea cultivar Tifrunner chromosome 3, arahy.Tifrunner.gnm2.J5K5, whole genome shotgun sequence genomic region:
- the LOC112790656 gene encoding phytochrome E isoform X3, translated as MNMGRTLAQYSADAEILAEFEQSNVSGKSFDYSKSVVDPPKSVSEEKMTAYLSRIQRGGLIQPFGCMLAVEEPTFNIIGYSQNSFHLLGVKTQSDTEELMGGLLGVDATTLFTPASGASLAKAVASREISLLNPVWVYARATQKPFYAILHRIDVGVVIDLEPARSSDPALSFAGAVQSQKLAVRAISRLQSLPGGDIGLLCDSVVGEVQKLTGYDRVMVYKFHEDDHGEVVSEIRRLDLESYLGLHYPATDIPQASRFLFRQNRVRMICDCNAKPVKVTQNQELSQPLCLVNSTLRAPHGCHTQYMANMGSIASLVMSIVVNTKDSMKLWGLLVCHHTAPRYVPFPVRYACEFLMQAFGVQLYMEIQLAAQMAEKRILKTQTLLCDMLLRDAPFGIVTQSPNIKDLVKCDGAALYYDGNCWLLGTTPSESQVKDIAEWLLSTHGDSTGLSTDSLADAGYPGAVLLGDAVCGMAMARISSRHFLFWFRSHTAKEVKWGGAKHHPEDKDDGRKMNPRSSFKAFLEVVKSKSSPWEASEINAIHSLQLIIRDSFHNSENSGIKAMNYIQRSDASSGGIDELSSVAFEMVRLIETATVPIFGVDTGGLINGWNVKIAELTGLLANEAIGKSLVNEVAHADSRNNLENIQSKALQGLEDKNFELKLKHFGNQQENGVVYLIVNACTSRDYTNAVVGVCFVGQDITCEKVVLDKFVKLEGDYKAIIQSLNPLIPPIFASDESACCSEWNAAMERITGWKRDEVIGKLLPGEIFGSFVRLKGQDTLTNFMILLYRGISGQEFEKFPFGFFDRNGEFIEAYITANKRIDTSGNMIGCFCFLQIVSRDPNQPSDGQNLPQGRKSISESKEFAYILQEMMNPLNGIRFTHKLLEKTAVSESQKQFLDTSAACERQIMAIIEETYIGSINEGSSVQLNMEEFLLGSILDAIVSQVMLLVRGKSLQLFHEIPDEMKTLALYGDQIKLQVVLSDILLNVVNYTPSPNGWVEIKISPGLKIIQDGHEFIHLKFRDLGIMGCSKSHIK; from the exons ATGAACATGGGGAGAACACTTGCACAGTACAGTGCAGACGCTGAGATTCTTGCAGAGTTCGAGCAATCAAACGTGTCCGGTAAATCATTTGACTACTCAAAGTCAGTGGTTGACCCACCGAAATCAGTCTCTGAGGAGAAGATGACTGCCTACTTGTCAAGAATCCAAAGGGGCGGACTCATCCAGCCCTTTGGCTGCATGCTGGCAGTCGAAGAACCGACTTTCAACATCATTGGCTACAGCCAGAATTCATTTCACCTCTTGGGTGTCAAGACTCAGTCCGACACCGAAGAGTTAATGGGTGGTCTTCTTGGAGTTGATGCCACTACACTCTTCACTCCTGCTTCCGGGGCTTCGCTTGCGAAAGCTGTGGCATCGAGGGAAATCTCGCTTCTTAATCCTGTTTGGGTGTACGCAAGGGCAACACAGAAGCCGTTTTACGCGATACTTCACCGGATTGATGTCGGAGTTGTGATAGATTTGGAACCTGCAAGGTCTAGTGACCCTGCATTGTCGTTCGCAGGAGCGGTTCAGTCGCAGAAGCTAGCCGTTAGAGCGATTTCTCGGCTGCAATCGCTTCCCGGCGGAGACATTGGTCTTCTGTGTGACTCTGTTGTAGGGGAAGTTCAAAAGCTTACCGGATATGACAGAGTTATGGTGTATAAATTCCACGAGGACGATCACGGGGAGGTTGTTTCGGAGATTAGGAGGTTGGATTTGGAGTCTTATTTGGGCCTGCACTACCCTGCCACTGATATCCCTCAAGCCTCAAGATTCTTGTTCAGGCAAAATCGCGTTCGGATGATTTGTGATTGTAATGCTAAGCCGGTTAAGGTAACTCAGAACCAAGAGTTGAGTCAACCACTTTGCTTGGTGAACTCAACTCTGAGGGCGCCACATGGTTGTCACACGCAGTACATGGCTAACATGGGCTCCATTGCTTCTCTGGTTATGTCAATTGTGGTAAATACCAAAGATTCCATGAAGCTATGGGGTTTGCTAGTGTGCCATCACACTGCGCCGCGCTATGTGCCTTTTCCGGTTCGCTACGCTTGTGAATTTCTTATGCAGGCTTTTGGAGTGCAGCTTTACATGGAGATTCAGTTAGCAGCGCAAATGGCAGAGAAAAGGATTCTCAAGACACAAACTTTGCTGTGTGACATGCTCCTTCGCGACGCGCCGTTTGGGATTGTTACTCAGTCTCCTAATATCAAGGATCTTGTCAAGTGTGATGGGGCTGCCCTGTATTATGATGGGAACTGTTGGTTGTTAGGCACAACGCCGTCGGAATCACAGGTAAAAGACATTGCTGAATGGTTGCTTAGTACTCACGGTGACTCGACCGGTTTGAGTACAGACAGTTTGGCTGATGCTGGTTATCCTGGGGCTGTTTTACTTGGGGATGCAGTGTGTGGCATGGCGATGGCGCGAATCAGTTCGAGGCATTTCTTGTTCTGGTTCCGATCTCACACTGCTAAGGAAGTTAAGTGGGGAGGGGCCAAACACCATCCTGAGGATAAGGATGATGGAAGGAAAATGAATCCAAGATCATCATTCAAAGCATTTCTTGAAGTTGTTAAGAGCAAAAGTTCGCCTTGGGAGGCTTCCGAAATCAATGCTATTCACTCATTGCAACTTATAATTAGAGATTCATTTCACAATTCAGAGAATAGTGGTATTAAGGCTATGAACTACATACAGAGAAGTGATGCTTCAAGTGGTGGGATTGATGAGCTAAGTTCAGTAGCATTTGAAATGGTGAGGTTAATTGAGACGGCAACTGTGCCGATTTTCGGGGTTGACACAGGTGGCCTAATCAATGGTTGGAATGTGAAAATTGCGGAATTGACAGGTTTGCTGGCAAATGAAGCTATTGGAAAATCACTAGTGAATGAAGTAGCGCATGCAGACTCGCGCAACAATCTTGAAAATATTCAAAGTAAAGCCCTGCAAG GCTTAGAAGACAAGAATTTTGAGTTGAAATTGAAACATTttgggaatcaacaagaaaatggAGTTGTATATCTCATAGTGAATGCTTGCACAAGTAGAGATTACACAAATGCTGTTGTTGGGGTATGCTTTGTAggccaagatatcacttgtgagAAAGTTGTTCTGGACAAATTTGTCAAGTTGGAAGGTGATTACAAAGCTATCATACAGAGTCTCAATCCGCTGATTCCGCCGATATTTGCTTCTGACGAGAGCGCCTGCTGCTCCGAATGGAATGCAGCCATGGAAAGGATAACTGGCTGGAAGAGAGACGAAGTCATAGGAAAACTTCTTCCCGGGGAAATCTTTGGAAGCTTTGTTAGACTGAAAGGTCAAGATACACTGACTAACTTCATGATCTTGCTTTACCGGGGAATTAGCGGACAAGAATTCGAGAAGTTTCCCTTCGGATTTTTTGATAGGAACGGAGAGTTTATAGAGGCTTACATCACTGCTAACAAGAGGATCGATACGAGTGGGAACATGATTGGCTGTTTCTGCTTCTTGCAGATTGTATCTCGCGATCCGAATCAGCCTTCGGATGGACAAAATCTTCCTCAAGGGAGGAAGAGTATATCTGAGTCTAAGGAGTTTGCTTATATATTACAAGAGATGATGAATCCTTTAAACGGTATTCGGTTTACGCATAAGCTTCTGGAGAAAACAGCTGTCTCAGAAAGCCAGAAACAGTTTCTTGACACTAGTGCTGCTTGTGAAAGACAGATAATGGCAATTATTGAGGAAACATACATAGGAAGTATCAATGAAGG CAGCAGTGTGCAGCTAAACATGGAGGAATTTCTTCTTGGGAGTATTCTAGATGCCATTGTGAGTCAAGTGATGCTGTTGGTGAGAGGAAAAAGCTTGCAGCTGTTTCATGAAATTCCTGATGAAATGAAAACTCTTGCTCTGTATGGTGATCAAATAAAGCTTCAAGTGGTCTTATCTGACATTCTGCTTAATGTAGTCAACTATACACCATCTCCAAATGGCTGGGTTGAAATCAAGATTTCACCTGGTTTGAAGATAATTCAGGACGGCCATGAGTTTATCCATTTGAAGTTCAG